A region of Allocoleopsis franciscana PCC 7113 DNA encodes the following proteins:
- a CDS encoding ammonium transporter — protein MLASVGIAQAPQPSPSAQELLAQQERISTDTTFVTLAAIPVFFMNLGYALWSTVLCGEQPGKAIRQHLMILALSIFAFWALGFGLMFGNGNGFIGVEGVLFLSGADNSPAIGDAYQGAYSSMSWAGIPLNIKFLFLVSNVVVSTSILASTFIQRRNPSIVFIFCLLFVCFIYPITGHWIWGGGWLARMGFWDYAGSTVIFSVSGWAALVGVWVFGSDEEPHSKVEDSGGTQSINILYVGFLILCLGLIALNTGSTIGFGDGRSVNHIAITTIASAIGSAIGAIITCWIYLRRQNTTRIIQGVLSGLVAISASCAFVGTAWAVEIGFIASILTFLFLDYLKKSKISDISGLISIHLVGGIWGTLSVSFFAAGESNASNALYSIGPAVGLFNGGLSNGESFQQLFQQLVGIIAAGTFAALVSWMFCLIIKLSTKSDAIE, from the coding sequence GTGTTAGCTTCTGTTGGAATAGCACAAGCTCCTCAACCTTCTCCGTCTGCACAGGAGCTATTAGCCCAACAAGAAAGAATAAGTACAGATACTACATTTGTAACTTTAGCTGCTATTCCAGTTTTTTTCATGAATCTCGGTTATGCACTGTGGTCTACCGTCTTGTGTGGTGAACAACCAGGAAAAGCAATTCGTCAACATCTGATGATTTTAGCCCTATCTATATTTGCTTTTTGGGCTTTGGGTTTTGGGCTGATGTTTGGCAATGGCAACGGTTTTATTGGCGTAGAAGGAGTGCTTTTCTTATCTGGTGCGGACAATAGCCCTGCAATTGGCGATGCATATCAAGGAGCTTACTCGTCTATGAGTTGGGCAGGTATACCTCTCAACATTAAATTCTTATTTCTCGTTTCTAATGTTGTTGTATCAACTAGTATCTTAGCTAGCACATTTATTCAACGAAGAAATCCTTCTATTGTCTTCATCTTCTGCCTTTTATTCGTATGTTTTATCTATCCTATTACTGGGCACTGGATATGGGGAGGCGGTTGGCTTGCTAGGATGGGATTTTGGGATTATGCTGGTTCAACCGTAATTTTCTCCGTGAGTGGGTGGGCTGCTTTAGTAGGTGTCTGGGTCTTCGGTTCAGATGAGGAACCGCATAGCAAAGTTGAAGATAGCGGTGGAACACAAAGTATCAACATCTTATATGTTGGTTTTCTGATTCTTTGTTTAGGTTTGATTGCTCTCAATACTGGTTCAACAATAGGCTTTGGTGATGGCAGATCAGTAAACCATATTGCTATCACGACTATTGCATCAGCCATTGGTAGTGCTATTGGAGCAATAATTACTTGTTGGATCTATCTTCGCAGACAGAACACTACAAGAATAATACAAGGAGTTTTATCAGGGCTAGTTGCTATTTCTGCATCTTGTGCTTTCGTCGGTACTGCTTGGGCAGTTGAGATTGGATTCATAGCAAGTATTCTTACGTTCTTATTTTTGGATTATTTAAAGAAGAGCAAGATCTCCGACATATCAGGACTTATTTCTATTCATCTTGTAGGCGGTATATGGGGCACTTTATCCGTTAGTTTTTTTGCTGCTGGAGAAAGTAATGCTTCTAATGCCCTATATTCTATTGGTCCAGCAGTGGGTTTATTCAATGGAGGTTTATCCAATGGAGAAAGTTTTCAACAACTATTTCAACAGTTAGTTGGCATCATTGCTGCTGGAACCTTTGCCGCTCTTGTAAGTTGGATGTTTTGTCTAATTATTAA
- a CDS encoding two-component regulator propeller domain-containing protein, with product MSSQDYRLDLPVPVSGEDLPIPVADAGPQEEKAREKAHLEWSNMASQRHIRDLAVDPVQGDLWLATGGGLLHWQLEKNRFTRYASEHGLPGNSVVAVAVDGLGQVWAASEQFGLSYLKNDIWRPYRILGEIKVSCLTLDSTGRLWVGTASGIYAIKSPDRKPAIELPPAGHPPRAILLRRRYANAVTSSNQRRQVTLNSAPTSLIRPLHLNCYAASPSNNLTAN from the coding sequence ATGAGCAGCCAAGACTACCGACTTGACTTACCCGTGCCAGTAAGCGGTGAGGACTTACCCATCCCCGTCGCTGATGCGGGACCGCAGGAGGAAAAGGCACGCGAGAAGGCTCATTTAGAGTGGTCTAACATGGCTAGTCAACGGCATATTCGAGATTTAGCCGTAGACCCAGTTCAGGGGGATTTGTGGCTAGCAACGGGAGGTGGATTGCTGCACTGGCAGTTGGAGAAAAACCGCTTCACCCGCTACGCCAGCGAGCATGGTTTACCCGGCAATTCAGTGGTAGCGGTAGCCGTAGATGGGTTGGGGCAAGTTTGGGCAGCTAGTGAGCAGTTCGGACTCAGCTACCTAAAAAACGACATTTGGCGACCCTACCGCATTCTAGGGGAAATAAAGGTGAGCTGCCTCACCCTAGATTCTACCGGACGGCTTTGGGTTGGCACGGCTAGCGGCATCTATGCCATCAAGAGTCCAGACCGCAAACCTGCGATCGAGCTACCTCCGGCTGGTCATCCTCCTAGAGCGATTCTCCTTCGGAGACGCTACGCTAACGCAGTTACCAGCTCAAATCAACGGCGGCAAGTAACCTTGAACTCAGCACCAACATCTCTCATCCGTCCGCTGCATTTGAATTGTTATGCCGCATCGCCTTCAAATAATTTGACCGCCAACTAA